DNA from Ziziphus jujuba cultivar Dongzao chromosome 2, ASM3175591v1:
ataccatttatCAGAAATTTATAGTCAATGATAATTTTAGTGAAAATAGGATAGAAGATAAATCTTGTATCATTGTATTTAGATCtcctttttagttcttttatctCTTAGCTAGGATATGGTAAGTGAAAAGTAAAGTGACTTATGCATCAGTTTTCCTATATGTTCACTGTTTTAAACTAGGATATGGTAAGTGAAAAGTAAAGTGACTTATGCATCAGTTTTCCTATATGTTCACTGTTTTAAatataacttttctttttcagcTTTGGTATATGGTTTCAAAAACTTTAGCTGAAGAAGCTGCTTGGAAATTTGCAAAGGAAAATAGGATTGACTTAGTCACACTGCATCCAGGGCCTGTGATTGGTCCTCTCTTACAGCCAACTATTAATTTCTCTGTAGAGGCTTTGCTAAAGGATATAACCGGTACCATCTTGCAACCGATCCTTTTTATTCCATGATTGATGCAGCCTTTGATGTGAAACTAGATCCACTTTTCTTGATACAGctgatatatatagatactcTATCCTTTCAAGAGTGCCTGAAGCTTAAGACGTTGGCATTGATGTCAACTATGTAACTTGATCTCCCACCACTTAATAAATGtatgattaaaacaaaaaaagttattagctaTATTAGACCTTGGACTATATTCATAGTTGCACTTTTTTCCccaaactatatatacatatatatatatatatatttggcacTTTGGTCCTTAAACGTTAATCTTTGGTGCACTTTGATCTTTCAGCTATTTTTGTCTACTTATTAGCACTTTTGAGATGTTTAATGTACTTGATGCAAAATGTAGGAATCTAGTGAGGTTGTTGTCATTGTTTTCCTTGTTCTGGTAAGTGTGTTGTAAGACTAAAAGTAGTTTTAAGGACCAAAGTGCACCATCAAAGGCTTAAGGACTAAAATGCCAAtatgaaaagaataaataaattgagaacCAAAGTGCAACTATGAGCATAGCCaattaataacccaaaaaatataataatggtAATAACTGGAGGGCTTCCTACTCAAAACGATTGACTATGGATCCTAATTTTCCATTTCTGGTGCTTTTAAAAAGGTACGGGAGCTCAAACATTCCCCAATGCAGTTTACGGATTTGTTGATGTTAGAGATGTTGCTTATTCCCATGTTCAAGCATTTGAAGTTCCTTCTGCCAGTGGAAGATATTGTTTAGTTGAACGTGTTGCACACCTTATTGAGGCtttcaagattttaaaagaactCTACCCTTCCTTGAACGTTCCTGAAAAGTAAGTGTACATTCGTAAATATTATAAAGCATGCTTCTCTGctgcatttttcaaaagcaatcaGGCTTGATCTATATTGCTCATTAGCTCATGTCAAGTCATGTTAAGCATTGGGGTTcctttttaaattctaaacttttacTTTACATGGTAATGCCTCTAAGATGATGTATGTCTATTTGGTTGTGCTTACGTTTAGCATTTCTATGCTAAGGCTCCAAGTATACTAATCTACTGTCAGACCATGTTTCCCCTGATTTGTATTCAGAACTTGcattactttcaattttttaaatggataaatagcATTAGAGTAGATTAAGATAATGGAACACAAAAATACACAAGAAACACAGTTTTAATGCTTTCCCTGATTTATCAGGTTTTCAATTACCAAGCAGTCTATATGGTTTCCAACTGTTTCATGCTTCATCATAATGTTTATTAGATTTCATGCCTCTCATATTAGATCAAAATAgtctatatttattttgatgctTACAATGAAATTTGCTGATATGTGATAAACCCtgaagcacaaaaaaaaaattatgttttttattacTTCCAGGTGTGAAGATGACAACCCCCTGTTGCCAATCTATCAAGTATCCAAGGTGAAAGCAAAAAGTTTGGGTGTGAATTTCATTCCTTTTGAAAtgagtcttaaggacactgttgAAAGCCTAAAGGAGAAgggttttttttaatgtgtttaGATTGATGTCTTTGATCAAGATATGTTGGAAAACAATAACACACAGACCATATCTTGTTTTGATACCCCAGTTTTCTGTAATTTGTTAACGGTTAGGTAATTTCAACAGGTTCCTTAGCATCCTTGTTGATCTGAAGTTATTTCATTGGGTCCAATATTCTTTATCATTTAGCAGCTTTTAAGTTACTAACAGTGGGAGGTCTTATTATCTAAAAGTTGTGTGCAAATCACTGTGGGAAATAACAACTTCGTAGATGTTTTCATCCATGTGGAACTTGATTTTAGCCCCATGAATGCCAGTGGAAACTAAGAAGCTTCTTCATATTAGCTTCACCATTTGGATAACATAATGAACTGAACTTCCAACTTTTAAGGGAAAATCCAAATGCATCAAGTACTTGAAATTCTGCTTACTTAAAATATGAGGGATCATTGTACATGCTTAATATTAAATCACTTTATCTCTAAAGCTACAAAAGAGCAGATCCAACAATGTATACCAAGCTTGTTTGTTTGGAGTATATTTCTAACAATAATATAACCAATGATTTGGCTTTGCCAACAGCACTTCTATCAACCTTGGAAATCCTTTGGCTTCGAGACTTGCCTTATTGGTGGAAAGTTCATGTAGTAGTAGTACTGGATGGTCAAGAAGATGATAGTTGTTGTTTAGCTTCATTTTCTTGTCTTGCTGAATTAACCATTGAGGACTACCCCAGATTGACTTCCAAGTGGCTTTATCCATATCTGAAAGATCTTGGGTTGGAAAACACTTACTTGATCCTTTCAACATCTCACCTCTCTTCAACATCTATGGATTAAGAATTGACAAGATATTGTTGACTTGAATGGGATCAATATATGCGGGAAGGTCTTAAAAGCCTTCATTGTCTCTATTTTTGAGAGCTTCAATAATTGGAAACTCTACCAGTTGGGCTTCAACACATTACCACTCTACAAGATCTTATTTTTTGTGACTATAAGAATTTGATGGCTATTCCAGAATGGTTCAGCAACCTCAAATCACTCAAACAAGTTGAAATTTCCGAACATGAAAAATTGACATTCCTACCTTAAGAAATCTATCAGCTCACCACTTTGCAATTGCTTACTATTTCTTAGAGGTCAATCTTATCTCGAAGATGTCGAAGGGGAACAGGGGAGGATTGGCATAAGGTTGCTTACTTTCAGAAGTTGATTTGGATTCAACAGATTCTACCATTCATCATTCTCAACCATCTACTTCTGGTGATGCATTATAACTCCATGCATGCATATGCAatgtcttcctttttttttttttttttttccccggtATAGAACCTGGTTGGAAAAGATATTTAAGAGTTTTGGATGATCAGCAGCTGCATTTGTGCAACAATAAATTctctaataatgataataaatcgGTAAGTACTAGTACTACCGCTGATCATCAACGGCCAACATAATCCACCTAATATAACCCAATAGAATagaattttatacatatacaatCAAACTTAATGCTTTCTCTACAAGAAACTTTATGATAATTCTCAAATATGGATTCTCTTTCTTTAATATCATATATAGTTTCGTGTGTGAGTTTATACTATGGCATATAATAGACAGTATTATTGGATATCTCCTTTATGTTTAGATGTTAGTCTAATTTCCATGTATTTTGGACGTACCAAGCTTGAATTTTACTGTGATTTAGTTTCCTCTGATTCAATGGTGACAAGTAAAAATTTCCTCCACcattattcaattattattttcaatctgATTGTTGTTGAACTTCATACTTGTAAGTTTTAGGACAATCCAAAATACATCAAATCTTTCTATAGCATATTTTATAAAGGTGATGTTTTATAAATCTGGCTTTGAAAGTACTTTCGCATTGGAATATGCTTTTCTTGCTCTTTTAGCTTTTATATTGACCAAACTTTGACAAATGGTCCTGAGCTTGGGAGCCAATAATTGTCTAAACGGTCATATGTTTTGTCCCATTTTTTGTCACGTGGTGTTTTCCCACTGAAAAAAACCTTCAATtcaattataatgtttttattacAAGCTTTGGTTCAGTGACTACAACACGGATGgaaattttcctttaaaaaggataaataaaaaaagaaaaaagttaaaatttgtgctgataattaatttagtagCTGGAACTGTGggaccactttttttttttgtttttttaaatacatcgTTTACTCTAAGAATTTATAAttagttataaaattattacttttctttCGCATTATATCAACATCTAGAGAATATATTTTGGACACATTGATAAAAGGTCCGgagcagagagagagaatcaTGAGTGAAGGTGAGCAAAAGGTAGTGTGTGTAACAGGAGCTTCCGGTTACATAGCTTCGTGGGTGGTGAAGCTCTTGTTGCAACGTGGATACACTGTCAAAGCTTCTGTTCGAAACCCAAGTTGGTTTCTttactcccttttttttttttttttttttgtcttttaattgCCTTGCtcatttatattaaatagttttgtttatggttttcaATTCCGAATTCTGGGTTTTGATTGTTGTTTActgaaagggagaaaaaaaagaaaaaaaagaaggtgaaaTCCCAGAATATAGAATCAGAAGAGctagctttttttttatgtatgtcTTCTAGTTGTTGAATTTGACGGAATGTTGGTCTCATGATTTTGTAGTTAAATCCTTGTTTTTGGTTTGTCTCCTTTTGAAGGTTTTATTAATACTGTTAGAAATTTATCCCAATTTGATGTTTTGATGGAAGTGAAGCTCGAATTGAGGTTGTAAGTTTTGATAGCTTGTCGAAAGGGTATAATGTTCTGTATGTTTTTGTATGTATGTGTTCCAGTTGTTGAATCTCACGGAATGTTGGTCTTGTGATTTTGTAGTTAAATCCTTGTTTTAGGGTTGTCTCCTTTTGAATGTTTTCTTAATAGTATTAGAAATTTATCCCAATTTGATGGTTTGATGGAAGTGAAGCTTGAATTATAGTGAGGTTGCAGGTTTTGATAGCTTGTCGAGAGGGTATAATGTTCTGTATGTTGAAACAGAGAGAAAgcacatgaaaaaaaaattgttcatgtTTATTTGCATATGGAATCTGAGTGGAACTTCTAATTCTGTATATGCATGTGACGCTCATAGATGATCCCAAGAAGACAGAACACTTGCTTTCGCTTGATGGAGCTAAGGAAAGACTACATTTGTTTGAAGCTAATTTATTGGACGAAGGAGCTTTTGATGCTTTAGTTGATGGCTGTGAAGGCATTTTCCATATGGCATCCCCTGTATTCTTTTCGGTCAACGATCCACAGGTTAATAATATTAGCTCTACTATCaattccatcatgaaatttgaaaacataGACATCAGGGCCTtagcattatttatttatttattatttttgggtattCGTTTGCCCAGCACTTGTAAATTTATGCATTATCTGGTTGATTTTCAGGCAGAACTGATTGACCCTGCAGTGAAGGGAACACTAAATGTTCTCAAATCATGTGCAAAAGTCCCATCTGTAAAGAGCGTGGTTGTAACATCTTCCATGGCTTCAGTTTTATTCAATGGAAAGCCCTTGAATCCTGATGTGGTGGTTGATGAGACATGGTTTTCAGATCTTGAGTTTTGTGTGAAGCAGAGGGTGCGTACTTATGTTCATGAGTTTTTTTATAATCTGTATCCaaatttcttgttaatttaCTTTAATGGAATATCTT
Protein-coding regions in this window:
- the LOC132800588 gene encoding phenylacetaldehyde reductase-like; the protein is MSEGEQKVVCVTGASGYIASWVVKLLLERGYTVKASVRDPNDPTKTEHLLSLDGAKERLHLFKADLMVEGAFDALVDGCKGVFHIASPVLLSVNDPQAELIDPAVKGTLNVLKSCVKVPSIKRVVLTSSLASVAVNGRPLSPDVVVDETWFSDVVYCEQQKLWYMVSKTLAEEAAWKFAKENRIDLVTLHPGPVIGPLLQPTINFSVEALLKDITGTGAQTFPNAVYGFVDVRDVAYSHVQAFEVPSASGRYCLVERVAHLIEAFKILKELYPSLNVPEKCEDDNPLLPIYQVSKVKAKSLGVNFIPFEMSLKDTVESLKEKGFF